One genomic window of Rhodothermia bacterium includes the following:
- a CDS encoding DedA family protein translates to MQTTTEKDRYSGLFGWVHRIKDWVESLATKPYGVPALALLAFTESIFFPIPPDVLLMALCVGLPKRSLWFALVCTIGSVVGGAFGYGIGHFLWYDAAGGFSGFAQFFFTHIPGFTNEVFNRAGELYRQYDFWAVMVAGLTPVPYKVATITAGVFELNFVVFMLASVASRALRFFLIGALFYFFGRAIKAFIDKYLEILSVLFVVLLVGGFLVIRWLS, encoded by the coding sequence ATGCAGACCACAACCGAGAAAGACCGATACAGCGGCCTATTTGGCTGGGTACATCGAATTAAAGACTGGGTAGAATCCCTTGCCACAAAACCCTATGGTGTACCTGCCTTGGCTTTGCTTGCCTTCACGGAGTCCATTTTTTTTCCTATCCCGCCGGATGTATTGTTGATGGCGCTTTGTGTTGGTTTGCCCAAACGATCGCTTTGGTTCGCTCTTGTCTGTACGATTGGTTCTGTTGTTGGTGGGGCATTCGGATATGGGATTGGGCATTTTTTGTGGTATGATGCTGCTGGCGGATTTAGTGGATTTGCACAGTTTTTCTTTACCCACATTCCCGGTTTCACAAACGAAGTTTTTAATCGTGCAGGTGAGTTATACCGCCAGTATGACTTTTGGGCGGTGATGGTTGCGGGGCTTACGCCTGTCCCATACAAAGTGGCGACGATTACGGCAGGTGTTTTTGAACTGAATTTTGTGGTCTTTATGCTGGCCTCGGTTGCGAGTCGGGCGTTGCGCTTTTTCTTGATTGGGGCTTTGTTTTACTTCTTTGGTCGCGCCATCAAAGCCTTTATTGACAAATATTTGGAAATTTTGAGCGTCCTATTTGTGGTCTTATTGGTGGGTGGCTTCTTGGTCATCCGCTGGTTGAGCTAA
- a CDS encoding ATP-binding protein, whose amino-acid sequence MITKVILKNFKRIDSEEFELSDFDLLVGSNNSGKSTLLQAMAIWQYCVDQFKRTNRKGSTGIQIVLPDFTALPLPEFNLLWKDKTERKNVKKAEGGHKPELILIEISVFWQSVEAEKLVEKYLTVQLRYASPLSIYAIPEGGFEKFKLLSEHKDFPQIIYVPPFSGLEPVEKWLDDGNVKQNVGKGQPGSVLRNLLYRVVDRLDENGHLLSPEKNPNWKEIENKINEWFGVKLNPPVYQKGQSTQISMTYKVGKKAFDIISAGSGFHQILTLMAFFYGYKGITTILFDEPDAHLHVNLQKQILSYFKQKKQIQFLIATHSEEFIRGVEVNSIVSILSGNPKRIQSTEEVVRAMSVVDNIEVIRTNQNPYILYVEGEDDERILTAWAENLSKIEVLKQFYVYKMGGTSKEEMKKRQEEHFRALRQINPGIKRLVLFDYDTDVSFHPDENNPVMKEWKRKNIENYLLVPEAWKKAILDVTNQKEFNLFNLGYKTIIEDFFDEQNLTLPPKSTWATVRANIFSVVDGKKILFEESDSLFQRIKKVEDLKVNREKVASNMSKDMIHEDVIHFFNLLTDIVS is encoded by the coding sequence ATGATTACGAAGGTTATTTTAAAAAACTTCAAACGAATAGATTCAGAGGAGTTTGAACTTTCTGACTTCGACTTATTGGTAGGCTCAAACAATAGTGGAAAAAGCACCTTGCTTCAGGCGATGGCGATTTGGCAGTATTGCGTTGACCAATTCAAAAGAACCAACAGAAAGGGCAGTACGGGTATTCAGATAGTGTTGCCCGATTTTACCGCGCTGCCCCTGCCCGAATTCAATCTGTTGTGGAAAGACAAAACCGAACGGAAAAATGTCAAGAAGGCAGAGGGCGGGCATAAGCCCGAATTAATCCTCATCGAGATTTCGGTATTTTGGCAGTCTGTCGAGGCAGAAAAATTGGTTGAAAAATACTTGACCGTACAGCTCAGGTATGCCTCCCCCTTGTCCATTTATGCCATACCAGAAGGTGGGTTTGAAAAATTTAAATTATTGAGTGAGCATAAGGATTTCCCACAAATCATATATGTTCCTCCATTTTCTGGTTTGGAGCCAGTGGAAAAATGGCTTGACGATGGAAATGTGAAACAAAATGTGGGAAAGGGGCAACCCGGCTCAGTTTTAAGAAACCTATTGTATAGGGTGGTGGACAGATTGGACGAAAACGGACACTTATTATCTCCAGAAAAAAATCCGAACTGGAAAGAGATAGAAAACAAAATTAATGAATGGTTTGGAGTGAAGTTGAATCCGCCAGTTTACCAAAAAGGACAAAGTACGCAGATTAGCATGACTTACAAGGTTGGGAAAAAGGCATTTGATATAATTTCGGCGGGTAGTGGTTTCCATCAAATACTTACACTGATGGCTTTTTTTTACGGATATAAAGGAATTACGACCATTCTCTTTGATGAGCCTGATGCACACCTTCATGTGAACCTTCAAAAGCAAATCCTCTCTTATTTCAAACAAAAGAAACAAATACAATTCTTGATTGCAACCCATTCAGAGGAATTTATACGAGGTGTTGAAGTCAATTCTATCGTGTCCATCTTGTCGGGGAACCCCAAGAGAATCCAATCCACTGAAGAGGTCGTTAGGGCGATGAGTGTGGTTGACAATATAGAAGTCATTAGGACCAACCAAAACCCTTATATACTGTATGTGGAAGGGGAAGATGACGAAAGAATCCTAACGGCATGGGCAGAAAACTTAAGCAAAATCGAAGTCCTCAAACAATTCTATGTCTATAAAATGGGGGGTACATCAAAAGAAGAAATGAAAAAGCGGCAGGAGGAGCATTTCAGGGCGCTTAGGCAAATAAACCCAGGCATCAAAAGACTTGTACTGTTTGACTATGACACGGACGTGTCTTTCCACCCCGATGAAAACAACCCTGTCATGAAGGAATGGAAAAGAAAGAACATTGAAAACTATCTTTTAGTGCCTGAAGCATGGAAGAAGGCGATTCTTGACGTGACTAACCAAAAAGAGTTTAACTTATTTAACCTCGGTTACAAAACTATCATCGAGGATTTTTTTGACGAGCAAAACCTTACCTTGCCCCCCAAATCAACTTGGGCAACAGTTAGGGCTAACATTTTCTCGGTAGTTGACGGCAAAAAAATCTTATTTGAAGAAAGCGACTCTTTATTTCAAAGGATTAAAAAAGTGGAAGACCTTAAGGTGAATAGGGAAAAAGTCGCCAGTAATATGAGTAAGGATATGATACATGAGGACGTGATACATTTTTTTAATTTACTTACTGACATAGTTTCATGA
- a CDS encoding S9 family peptidase, translating into MKSCLRFCILVVLAGSSWLLAQTPDAEIITFDKLFSGYYGGEGFGPVRWLENGTAYTTLERPANGSAGQDLVRYDTATGARSVLIPASTFIPKGTANPLELEEYEWSPDRKQLLIFTNSERVWRTNTRGDYWVLEVATGKLWQLGGKAPASTLMFAKFSPDGRHVAYVCQNNLYVETLATKRIVQLTRDGSRTTINGTFDWVYEEEFGLQDGFRWSPDGKNIAYWQLDAKGVRDFLMINNTDSLYSYVIPIQYPKAGTTNSAARVGVVAATGGPTIWMNVPGDRRNNYIARMEWAGNAQELVIQRMNRKQNTNQVMLCEAKTGRTRTVFTDADPKAWVDVVDDVIWTNDSQTFTWVSERDGWRKLYKIQRDGSRVEVVTKGDFDVARVLQIDPTSGWVYYMASPENPTQRYLYRIRLDGTGNERLTPMQQSGVHQYTISPNGQFALHTWSSFGVPPVTEIIRLPIHETLRIPVPNTRMKARVAEIRTAKSEFFRIDAGNGVQLDGWIMKPADFDPAKKYPILFHVYGEPAGQTVMDSWGGRNFLWHTMLTQKGYIVASLDNRGTPSLRGRDWRKVIYGKIGVLASEEQATASQNMARKWSWIDSTRVGVWGWSGGGSMTLNLLFRSPEWYKMGMSVAPVPDQRLYDTIYQERYMDTPQDNPEGYRIGSPLTFADQLKGNLLVVHGTGDDNVHYQGTERLINALIEANKPFTMMAYPNRAHGIYEGKNTSRHLYELLTRYLLTNLAVGAR; encoded by the coding sequence ATGAAATCTTGTCTTCGCTTCTGCATACTGGTTGTATTGGCCGGAAGTTCTTGGCTTTTGGCCCAAACGCCCGACGCCGAAATCATTACGTTTGATAAACTTTTTAGTGGATACTATGGTGGCGAGGGCTTTGGCCCTGTTCGTTGGTTGGAAAATGGCACCGCCTATACCACCTTAGAGCGCCCCGCCAATGGAAGTGCAGGACAAGACTTGGTACGATACGATACGGCCACTGGTGCGCGAAGCGTCCTGATTCCGGCCAGCACCTTTATCCCAAAAGGCACTGCAAATCCTTTAGAACTGGAAGAATACGAGTGGTCGCCGGATCGCAAACAACTCCTGATTTTCACCAATTCCGAGCGCGTTTGGCGCACCAATACACGTGGGGATTATTGGGTTTTGGAGGTGGCAACTGGGAAATTGTGGCAATTGGGCGGCAAGGCTCCCGCTTCTACACTCATGTTTGCCAAATTTTCGCCGGATGGAAGGCATGTGGCCTATGTGTGCCAGAACAACCTCTACGTAGAGACACTCGCAACCAAACGCATTGTGCAACTCACCCGTGATGGCTCCAGAACCACCATTAATGGAACCTTCGATTGGGTGTATGAGGAAGAATTTGGCTTGCAAGATGGCTTCCGATGGAGTCCGGACGGAAAAAACATCGCTTATTGGCAATTGGATGCAAAAGGGGTAAGGGATTTCCTGATGATCAACAATACAGATTCATTGTATTCCTATGTAATTCCAATTCAGTACCCCAAAGCTGGAACCACGAACTCGGCGGCTCGCGTTGGTGTAGTGGCTGCAACTGGTGGCCCGACTATCTGGATGAACGTACCGGGAGATCGTCGGAACAACTACATTGCGCGGATGGAGTGGGCGGGAAATGCCCAAGAATTGGTGATCCAACGCATGAACCGGAAACAAAATACCAACCAAGTCATGTTGTGTGAGGCCAAAACCGGACGCACGCGCACCGTCTTTACCGATGCCGACCCCAAGGCATGGGTAGATGTGGTGGATGATGTGATCTGGACGAACGACAGCCAAACGTTTACTTGGGTCAGTGAGCGAGACGGGTGGCGGAAACTGTACAAAATCCAACGGGATGGCAGCCGTGTAGAAGTCGTTACCAAGGGCGATTTTGATGTGGCGCGGGTACTGCAAATAGACCCTACGTCGGGATGGGTGTATTACATGGCCTCGCCGGAAAATCCCACACAACGTTACCTCTACCGCATCCGCTTAGACGGAACGGGCAACGAGCGGCTCACCCCGATGCAACAATCGGGCGTACACCAATACACGATTTCGCCCAATGGCCAATTTGCCTTACACACTTGGTCGTCTTTTGGCGTGCCGCCCGTCACCGAGATCATCCGCCTGCCCATACACGAAACCCTCCGTATTCCCGTACCCAATACCCGCATGAAAGCGCGCGTGGCCGAAATTCGCACTGCAAAGTCCGAGTTCTTTCGCATAGATGCCGGAAATGGGGTGCAGTTGGATGGTTGGATCATGAAACCCGCCGATTTTGATCCCGCCAAAAAATACCCAATCCTCTTCCACGTATATGGTGAGCCTGCCGGACAAACCGTCATGGATTCTTGGGGCGGACGGAACTTCCTATGGCACACCATGCTCACGCAAAAAGGCTATATCGTGGCCAGTTTGGACAATCGGGGCACGCCTTCTTTGCGTGGTCGGGATTGGCGAAAGGTGATTTACGGCAAAATTGGGGTTCTGGCGTCAGAGGAACAAGCTACGGCCTCGCAGAATATGGCCCGAAAATGGTCTTGGATAGACTCCACAAGAGTCGGGGTTTGGGGTTGGAGTGGCGGCGGCTCTATGACCCTTAACCTACTCTTCCGCTCGCCCGAATGGTACAAAATGGGCATGTCGGTAGCACCCGTCCCCGATCAACGGCTCTACGATACCATCTACCAAGAACGATATATGGATACCCCCCAAGACAATCCAGAAGGCTATCGGATTGGGTCGCCCCTCACATTTGCAGACCAACTCAAGGGGAACCTTTTGGTGGTGCATGGCACAGGGGACGACAACGTGCATTACCAAGGAACCGAGCGCTTGATCAATGCACTGATTGAGGCCAATAAACCATTTACCATGATGGCCTATCCCAATAGGGCACATGGCATTTATGAAGGAAAAAACACCAGCCGTCATTTGTATGAATTGCTCACCCGTTATTTGCTTACCAATTTAGCTGTAGGCGCACGATAG